One part of the Futiania mangrovi genome encodes these proteins:
- a CDS encoding tyrosine-type recombinase/integrase has product MSRDDPRPQPGQVETFAQTWHEYRHFGSKAKSSTLTEYERTLKVHVPDWFERATVEITPQDVLTTWRRLSRSSVVTAKALMRVVSAVMHDAQRREVITRVPTTSLPKGWSTVIRNPKRIKDVFHWWREVDRIDDLYSKSALKVLLLTGLRKGEVLSLRWQDVDLDGAKIHVRDPKRGLPRDVAISTWTVRQLKRLREIKSGGFWVFPSHSSKGYLQSLPTLTYKTQTWRPKDTRNEWDSIATEIGIPHAQRAAQMGHAAGNMTDSYVVTPDVRNAVQAVADEIMQRVKGAAV; this is encoded by the coding sequence ATCTCGCGCGACGATCCCCGCCCGCAGCCGGGTCAGGTCGAGACGTTCGCGCAGACGTGGCACGAGTACCGTCACTTCGGCTCCAAGGCAAAGTCCTCGACCTTGACTGAGTATGAGCGCACCTTGAAGGTCCATGTCCCCGACTGGTTCGAGCGCGCGACCGTCGAGATCACCCCGCAGGACGTGCTGACAACGTGGAGGCGGCTGTCTCGTTCGAGCGTGGTGACAGCGAAGGCGCTGATGCGCGTCGTCTCGGCTGTGATGCACGATGCCCAGCGGCGTGAGGTGATCACGCGAGTTCCGACGACCTCGCTCCCGAAGGGTTGGTCGACGGTGATCCGCAACCCGAAGCGGATCAAGGACGTGTTCCATTGGTGGCGCGAGGTTGATCGGATCGACGACCTCTATTCCAAGAGCGCGCTCAAGGTTCTGCTGCTGACGGGCCTGCGCAAAGGCGAGGTGCTCTCGCTCCGGTGGCAGGACGTTGACCTCGACGGCGCGAAGATTCACGTCCGCGACCCGAAGCGCGGCCTGCCGCGTGATGTGGCGATCTCGACCTGGACAGTGCGCCAGTTGAAGCGCCTGCGCGAGATCAAGTCGGGTGGGTTCTGGGTCTTCCCGTCGCACTCGTCGAAGGGCTACCTCCAGTCTCTGCCGACCCTGACTTACAAGACGCAGACATGGCGTCCGAAGGACACGCGCAACGAATGGGATTCCATCGCGACCGAGATCGGTATCCCCCATGCGCAGCGCGCGGCGCAGATGGGTCACGCTGCGGGCAACATGACCGACTCCTACGTCGTGACCCCTGACGTGCGGAACGCCGTTCAGGCGGTCGCAGACGAGATCATGCAGCGGGTGAAAGGAGCCGCCGTCTGA
- a CDS encoding tyrosine-type recombinase/integrase has protein sequence MRYRRHGRTHKLTVGPYPAIELAEAREEARAALRDVDRGEDPKLKREAAGIARRTAPETYREAVEDYHTRYQVGQRGNATAGEVLRALLKEGGLRVSKDGHERIVHPKWINRPVADIDARAIRKRLEEIRDGREGEEPRPYMANRAFAYWSRFFAWAAEPGIEKVPLSPMIGLKKPWDGEESRSRVFNDDELKALWQSCDKLPAHRGAFVRLLMLTGKRKRALAGMRWADVDEAGIWTPPTDPRRRARTKRQHPITLPQRTREILASLPRDPENPFVFVGRHKGRPLYPGSDLQEAVQEASGVPDFYFHALRHTVETRLAVLKIPPHVRDAALDHVPARGAGAGYDHHDYREEVAGALEKWSREVGRLIGDEPGKVIDLFAEGGR, from the coding sequence TTGCGCTACCGCCGGCACGGGCGCACGCACAAGCTGACGGTGGGGCCTTATCCGGCGATCGAACTAGCCGAAGCGCGCGAAGAGGCGCGGGCGGCGCTGCGCGACGTGGACAGGGGCGAAGACCCGAAGCTGAAGCGCGAGGCGGCAGGCATTGCCCGGCGCACGGCCCCGGAAACTTACCGCGAGGCCGTCGAAGACTACCACACGCGCTATCAGGTGGGGCAGCGGGGTAACGCCACCGCGGGCGAGGTTCTGCGCGCGTTGCTCAAGGAAGGCGGCCTGCGCGTATCCAAGGACGGCCACGAAAGGATCGTGCACCCCAAATGGATCAACCGACCCGTTGCGGACATAGACGCGCGGGCGATCCGCAAGCGGCTGGAAGAAATCCGCGACGGCAGGGAAGGGGAAGAGCCGCGCCCCTACATGGCGAACCGCGCGTTCGCGTACTGGTCCCGGTTCTTTGCATGGGCGGCCGAGCCGGGAATCGAGAAGGTGCCTCTATCGCCCATGATCGGGCTCAAGAAGCCCTGGGACGGCGAGGAAAGCCGCTCGCGCGTCTTCAATGACGACGAACTGAAGGCGCTTTGGCAAAGCTGCGACAAGCTGCCCGCGCACCGGGGCGCATTCGTCCGCCTTCTCATGCTGACCGGCAAACGCAAGCGTGCGCTCGCGGGCATGCGTTGGGCGGACGTTGACGAGGCGGGAATATGGACCCCGCCGACCGATCCGAGGCGACGGGCGCGGACTAAGCGACAGCACCCCATTACCCTGCCGCAGCGGACGCGCGAGATACTGGCGAGCCTGCCGCGCGATCCCGAAAACCCCTTCGTATTCGTGGGCAGGCACAAGGGGCGGCCGCTCTACCCCGGTTCCGACCTTCAAGAGGCGGTGCAGGAAGCATCAGGGGTGCCGGACTTCTATTTCCACGCCCTTCGCCACACTGTCGAGACACGGCTTGCCGTCTTGAAGATACCGCCACACGTCCGCGACGCGGCTCTGGACCATGTTCCGGCACGCGGGGCGGGTGCGGGATACGATCACCACGACTATCGCGAGGAAGTGGCCGGGGCCCTCGAAAAGTGGTCTCGCGAAGTGGGGCGGCTGATCGGCGATGAGCCAGGCAAAGTGATCGATCTCTTTGCGGAGGGCGGGCGATGA
- a CDS encoding AAA family ATPase, protein MRDLARHMEAVARHLLGEPNARLSSKTELRYGTHGSLSVDLKKGTYYDNEAGKGGGVLHLIGRETGHRNGAAFDWLRNELGIEIGETEQQSRIVAEYDYRAADGDLLFQVVRFEPKAFLQRRPAGGGGWIWNLKGIDLVPYRLPQILEGGDRTIYIAEGEKDVHALEGLGLLATCNPGGAGKWREGFSQYLAGADVVILPDNDEAGRDHAEKVAASLRGKAARVRIVHLPGLQEKGDAADWIAAGGTAEELDRLAEAEAEAEGPRVRFQLLTIDRLGLSTAPDYTMKGMLPREGMAVFWGHHSTGKSFLQLDMAMSIARGAEWRGHRVRQGAVVYIAGEGQHGFRRRIEAYRRMRMAHDETAPPFYLMPEPLDLIDAHGQLIADIRAQGVTPAVVVLDTLNRTLRGSENKPEDMAAYIAASDAIRDTFGCLVSIVHHCGVDGDRPRGHTSLSAAADAIFAVKDHGKVKALTAEKQKDGPIGEAMHFRLDEVDLGEDDEGDPISSCVVEHVETQAETFTGPKLTRNQDTMLMILDGAGPGGLSTEEWNGRARIAGLAAKRAADLWDLRNALKDKSLVYCSGDLWHVRRD, encoded by the coding sequence ATGAGGGACCTTGCGCGCCACATGGAAGCCGTCGCCCGCCATCTCCTCGGGGAGCCGAATGCGCGCCTGTCGAGCAAGACCGAGCTGCGCTACGGCACCCACGGGAGCCTGAGCGTCGACCTGAAGAAGGGCACCTACTACGACAACGAGGCGGGCAAAGGCGGCGGCGTGCTGCACCTCATCGGCCGCGAGACCGGCCATCGCAACGGCGCGGCCTTCGATTGGCTGCGCAACGAACTGGGCATCGAGATCGGCGAGACGGAGCAACAGAGCCGCATCGTTGCCGAGTACGACTACCGCGCCGCCGACGGCGACCTCCTGTTTCAGGTGGTACGGTTCGAGCCGAAGGCCTTCCTTCAGCGCAGGCCGGCCGGCGGGGGCGGCTGGATCTGGAACTTGAAAGGCATCGACCTTGTGCCGTACCGCCTTCCCCAGATCCTCGAGGGCGGCGACCGGACCATCTACATCGCCGAGGGCGAGAAGGACGTTCACGCGCTCGAAGGGCTCGGCCTGCTGGCGACATGCAATCCGGGCGGTGCGGGCAAATGGCGGGAAGGATTCTCGCAATACCTGGCCGGCGCCGACGTCGTCATCCTGCCGGACAATGACGAGGCCGGGCGCGATCACGCGGAGAAGGTGGCCGCATCGCTCCGGGGCAAGGCTGCCCGCGTCCGCATCGTGCATCTGCCGGGGCTGCAGGAGAAGGGCGATGCCGCCGACTGGATCGCGGCGGGCGGGACGGCCGAAGAACTGGACCGGCTGGCCGAGGCAGAGGCAGAGGCAGAGGGGCCCCGCGTGCGGTTCCAACTGCTGACCATCGACCGCCTCGGCCTCAGCACCGCGCCCGACTACACCATGAAAGGCATGCTGCCGCGCGAGGGCATGGCGGTTTTCTGGGGGCATCACTCGACGGGCAAGTCGTTCCTTCAGCTCGACATGGCGATGAGTATCGCACGGGGCGCCGAGTGGCGCGGACATCGTGTCCGGCAGGGCGCTGTCGTCTACATCGCCGGAGAAGGGCAGCACGGCTTCCGGCGGCGGATCGAAGCCTACCGCCGCATGCGGATGGCGCACGATGAGACCGCCCCGCCCTTCTACCTGATGCCCGAACCGCTCGACCTGATCGATGCGCACGGCCAGCTGATCGCCGACATCCGCGCCCAGGGCGTCACGCCCGCGGTGGTGGTGCTCGACACCCTCAACCGGACCCTGCGCGGCTCGGAGAACAAGCCCGAGGACATGGCCGCCTACATCGCGGCGTCGGATGCAATCCGCGACACCTTCGGATGCCTCGTCTCGATTGTGCATCACTGCGGCGTTGATGGTGACAGGCCGCGCGGACACACGAGCCTCAGCGCAGCTGCCGACGCCATCTTCGCCGTCAAGGATCACGGCAAGGTGAAGGCGCTCACTGCAGAGAAGCAGAAGGACGGCCCGATTGGCGAGGCGATGCACTTCCGCCTCGATGAGGTCGACCTGGGCGAAGACGACGAAGGCGACCCGATCAGCTCATGTGTCGTCGAACACGTCGAGACGCAGGCCGAAACCTTCACCGGCCCGAAGCTCACCCGCAACCAGGACACCATGCTGATGATCCTCGACGGCGCGGGGCCGGGCGGCTTGAGCACCGAGGAATGGAATGGACGCGCCCGCATCGCCGGACTGGCGGCAAAGCGCGCGGCCGATCTGTGGGACCTGCGCAATGCCCTGAAGGACAAGAGCCTCGTCTACTGCTCGGGAGATCTCTGGCATGTGCGTCGGGACTGA